The Ciona intestinalis unplaced genomic scaffold, KH HT000087.2, whole genome shotgun sequence DNA segment TGTATTACTCGTCAAAGGATTGCCACAATGCAACGTATGAATTCAACAAGTAGTAACCTCACAAATATGAATCGTCAATCcaggttgtttaaaactattgcAATTATTATTGGTGTGTTTACACTTAGTTTACTACCGATGGTACTTGTGGTTACCTTAATGCCGTTTATTCCGCATGTATCCGTGAACGAGCCGCAGAACCTTGTTGTGGAATCGGCGATTGCTTTCTTCTCAGCGGAGTACGTCGccttaattatttttctaacGAGCAGTCTATGGAACTTCTGGATTTATTATCGACGGAACCAAAACTTTAGAAATGCATTAACAAGTCTCATGTCAGGCGTAACTACGCGTGCAAGTGAATGAACCTCAAACACAACAGCCGTGGTGTGGTTTACGTCAGTCTACATTtggaaacattttaatattaaagccaacagttaaattagttttttgttGCACAATTACTTTCATTTAGGgtcaaatacaaatattactttcttcgctgatttattttaaaacaaatgtaaatagtagggttggggaagatgggacaccattttacCTATATTTTCCCGTTCCATTcggaaataaacaaaaaaaaaacagtcaaagaattataaaaccgtatcttcacgactcccataaaccattgtaaattgtttaaaacacgatccgaatacttggatactatgtgtcaaaggtgtccggtttccccacagtactatatgttttaactgcaagcgtgttttaacacatgttgttttgttgctagaTCTTATCTTTTCGTTTATCATGTTTCTAAATGCTGGCCATCGTAATCGTAgagacaaaaaaagttattattatattactgtttttatataaatatataaacatacaaagtTATTTAAGTAAGCTTGTGTTTATACCAAGAAATGGATCAAAACAAAACGATGAGAATTTATCGTTTTATAAGTATATACGTCATAACGCAATAGCTGTGCTGAATATACGAAACGTGCTCGGAGTGAAACAGATCTTTATCATAGCACTTAGTCATCCCATGTTCGTTTCCTTTGGTGAGATGAATCACAGTAAGAATTGAATACGCAAAGTGTTGCTTCATACATTCACTAACTggaaagttataacacagcatAACAAAGAGAGTAAAAAGATGTCggtttaaaatgattttattttttaattacagaGGAATGCAAGCACAAGGTATAACATTAAGTTTTGTAAgcgtcgttttgttgctactaCGATGTGCCGAGACAGATTCAAATGTAACATCGTCTACTTTGGAACAAAGCACGAACCTAACGGGCAATATGTCGGCAACCACCCCGCTGTTAACGAACAACACATTAGGAGACATACCATGTAACTACGCACCAGGGATCACGGTAGGAAATAGAACAAGAGTTTTGCAGTGCTGTCAAGTGAGGGTGAAGGCTTATCGTTTGTTTTGGTCAAACGGAAATGAATTTCTTACCCGATATCTCGAAACATTGAGTGAATGGAGTTGCCCACAGTTTGAAGAGGAATGTCGAAACAAGACCTACAACTTCCATCCGTACGCTACTCTTGTATATAGTTACTTCTGCAACAAGAACACATTTGAATCAACCTGTTATGACACATTGGCTTCCACACTACAGAAGACACACATGCCAACCAACCAAACCACTAATTATACACGAAACAACTGGTCACATCTCATCAAACAACTTCGTAATGCATCGCTATCCATTCAAGAAGCCCTTCATCCTTGCATacaagttgccatgtatgAAGCAACTAAACATAACTTTGGTGAATTTCAAGAAATGGTTAGTGTTGACGTTCCCACATGCGGGGTTGTGTGGTGTGGGTTCAACGCAAGTTTAACTCGAAGTGGGATCTCTCCATGGTCATGCATGCCTATAGGGTAAGTTCGTGCATTCCACATTTGTGTAGCTTATATAATATGCTGTATATACTTTCAGGTGTCGCTCTGGTATCACCGTTATTATAGTAATTTGCATCCTATTTGCCATTTTCATCACCATGGGCAATATTCTTATACTTGCTGTAATATGGAGAACCCCGGCACTTCACCACAGCCAGTCCGTTTACAAATTCTCCATCGCTTTATCCGACTTCTTAATCGGAGCCATTGTCTTTCCAGCATCTGCTAATTCTATATTAATGCTGGTAAAGACACCATACATGCTTGGTGAAGAACAAACTGTGTTCGGTTACTCGGTTGTGGATGGCTCGCCAAGCTCGGTACAAGGGCGTGGGATACGGAATCAATTCACCGAAATATTTGCAGTATcatatttgtcatttttggGCTTTTTTACGACGGTGGGAATCGCAGTATCTGTTTACACACTGACTGCTGCTGGAGTTGATCGTCTTATCGCTGTTTACCGGCCACTACGCTACCGGAAGGACAGAGCAAAAATGTTTGCCAAACGAATATGTGTCGTTATTTGGATAGTAACAATAATATGTGGTAGTTTGCCGCTTTACGTTTCATCACTCAGATATTCACTAATTGCATCCTTCCTCGTTTCGTCGGCTGGCACCGGCGCTCTAATCTTATACATTATTGCGTTTGCTCTACCAGTTGTGGCAATGTGGATTATTAGTGTTGCTACGTTCCATATGACCAGGAAACACGCCATGGCAAGCAGTCATTTAACGTCagattctaaaaaaaaatctcgTTCAATTGAAACCCGATTGGCGCGAACTTTATCCATTATGGTCGGCGTGTTCACACTTAACCTGGTGCCCGCAGCAATCGTTACAATCGCAACCTTCCTAACGGTAAGTGTGTATTACAATTTACCGGAATACCTTGACGTATCAGGAGCATCAGTCTTTATCGCGTTTGAGTTTTTCTCCTTTATGATTCTGGCAAGCAACAGTTTGTGGAACTTCTTTATTTACAATGCACGGAACACGGAGTTCAAAGCAGCTTTAAAGAAACAATGTAAGGAAGCGGCGAAGAAAACTGGAGCAGCTGATTGTTGGTTGACAACGTTGGGTTGTGCGCAACAAGTCGCACACGATGGCCGACGTAGATTATCCTCCATACCAAACCTCGCCCTTTCAAGCGCCGCTGGCCGCAAAAAAAGTTCATCTGGTGACGTCACTGCTATGACGAAGTTTTCCAGCACGGCAAAATCTGAAGCTTTGTCTTCGGGGGGAACGTCAGCCTTCCGATCAACTGCAGGCTCTACAACTGAATTAAAAaccgaaaaaaacaaaagcaccGAAACAGCTGTTGCAAGTCAATCGTCATCGGAAATAAAACCTTATCAGCCGATCTACGAGAAGAAGAAAGGActacaaaaacaacagaagGAAACAAAGGAAGATAAAGTGACGGATGACTCGATATTTCAATCCTTCGCGATTAATTGCAACGCTGACCGACTATTGGTGTCTGTGGTTGATAATATTGAAGATGAAATTATTGAATTGGATGACGAAGGGAAGGTGGTGACAAGTCCAGTGTAACTGACTCATTAATGAAACGTACAGTTTATATTCCAACATGGTGTGTTTAAACCGATTTGTTCTGTATTTGaggaattattttttgtgcaaCAGGCAAACGTATAAAGATCAATTAAACCATAGGTTGGAAGATTGctgtttactttataaatgACGCAAACAAACTTTctgattaaatatatttcgtaGCAACCACGAAACGATGCAACTAATGCAGCAATTTAAGGGAAATTATATTAAGCTGACGTCATGTTTCATAATCGTGCACGAGTAACACTTGTAAATGGAAAccaaatccaaaataaaacGACAgctattttggtttaaatttatcataaaatgACTAGAAAATAGATTTCCGTCTAGGGTCAGATATTTTAATGGTTACTTACAGTGTATAAATATCACGACCAGCATAAAAAGAATCTTTTAAACATACTGAAAGAAAACGTCATTTAAAAGCTGACTTAAGTTACAGTAAAAGGCAGCTTGTGggattatatataaataccaaaaaaCGGTGCTTATATATAGTTCGCTGGTAAGACTCTCTGTAAGAATTTATTACGTCCTGTTGTAAAGgctgttgtttatgttttgttgctgttgtgTGGTACAGAAGATGTGGAACACAGTGTTATACGTAGTTTTATTCTGTAGTGTGAGTGTTGCAGCAGCTGAAAACATCAGCTTGTTTTACAACGAAGGTCAATTGAATCAAAGTTCGATTTCGTCATGCATCGCAATATCCCAAGTGGTCACCTCAAGCTTACCCAACATTGACCGCATCCGATGCTGCAATGACACAGTTACCGTTTACAATCGGAATTGGTCGACTGGCCGATTTTTCCTCACCACTTTCCTTCACGTCTTGGCAGCTTTAGAATGCCCACAGTTCCAAAGTATATGCGAGAGAAAAACTTTCGTTTTCGATCATTTTTCTGCCCTGGTGTATGAGCGATATTGCGACACAAAAAATCTCGAGTCCTCATGTACGGAAATACTTAATAATACTATAAGTGTCGCAATGCCTCATACTGCAGCTGTCCTACGACAAAACAGGATACCAGTTTACACAGAACAACTAACTACATTTGCTCCAGTTACAGGACCTTTAGCTACCCGACACCATTCTCCTTCCTGGTTGAGATTAGTTAAACAACTTGGAAATACGAATCTAACGCTTAAACAAAGTTTGCAGCCGTGTGTACAAGTCGCAACATACGAAGCAGAAACAAAACTCGGTAACTTCATGGAAATTCTAACGTTTAGTATTCCAACATGCGGCGTGATCTGGTGCGGGTTTAACAAACGTTTGGTCGATCATTTTGCGATATCGGCATGGGATTGCATGCCAGAGaggtaattaaaacatattgatTTATTTGGTTATGAATGTAACCATAATTATATTACAGATGCAGACCGGCTGTTGTATTTATACTTTGGCTTTGTTTACTCCTTGCTGTGACAATCTCTGCTTTAAACTCCACCATTATTCTGGTGTACGGGATGAACCCTCGTCTCAGGAACAGCCAagctatttataaaatatcgcTGGCGGTTGCCGATCTTATAGCTGGTGTTATAATCCTGCCGACTGCAATAAGCACACTGTACAGACAAATATGGACACCTTATCAAAGTGGCAGCATTGAAAATGTTACAATTGTTCATCAGAACGTCACATTCTCCACCTACAGAAGCGACCCAGTCTACCAACTAGAAATCCAATTTCCCTATTCCTATCGATACTTTGTGGGATTTTTCACTAGTCTTTCATTCTCTGTTTCAATTTACATCTTGAATATTGCTGGGTTTGACCGCATGATGGCGGTATACAAACCACTTCATTACAAGAAAGAAGATGCGCGGATCTTGGCGACGAAAGCTTCAATCGGTGTCTGGTTCGTTGCGTCAATGTTTTCCCTGCTCCCAATATTTACAGATAAGATGAATTATGTTCCTGGTGTTTCCTTTTTAATGCACATGGAGGGGCAGATTGGGACGGTCATTTATTTAACTGGTTTGTTACTTCCAGTCATCAGTATGTGGGTGATCAGTATTGCTACATTTTGCTACGCAAGAAAACACAAGTTCCGTGATCGCCATTTAAGTGGTAACAGGAATGACAAAGGTAGTTTAGAAGTACGTCTTGCTCGTACCTTGGTGATCATGGTTGGCATGTTCAGCATCAGCCTTCTACCGATCGTTACCATAATTTGTTGCCAGATGTTTCTACCATCCATTCATAATACGTCACCAAGGGATTTTAACGTTGACGACGCAACAGCTTCCAACACAGCAGAGTTTTTTGGAACTTTAGTCCTCGTGTGCAACAGCTTGTGGAACTTCTTCATTTATAGCTATCGTGacaatagatttaaaaaagcGTTAAAAGTGTTGTTTATACAAGGTTGTTGTGATTGTAGAATTGCTTCTTGGTGGGGCAGAATAACATCCAACATTCGCCACACGCGTAAAAGACTTTCAATGCCAAGTTTAACATTCACAAGAACCAGCCAACACACACGAAAGAAAAGTTTGCCAACTGTTGAATTAGTGCCGCTACCAAGTACCTCGCAAAACCCAAGTGAATCCAACAACAGTTACCACTTGACCGGGTTCGACTCTTTTAAGATTAACGTTCAATCAGACAAGTTCCGGTTATCCGTCCTAAATCATCTCAATATCCATGATGgcagtaaataaatattgttcgCAAGATTTAAAGCCCTATGTCCTTCCATATTTTGACCCCTTTCGGCAGGATGATATTCGCATACTGTGGATGGCTGGCATGCTTTATCACAGTAAATGAAAGACAAACTACCAACGTGTGAAGTACTACatatacaaaactaaaaaattccATTTCCACTTGTGTTAATTTGTTTCCAGGTTTTGTTGTCTTATTTTTACTTGTTGTTGGTTTTTGTAACAATATATTCA contains these protein-coding regions:
- the LOC113475036 gene encoding uncharacterized protein LOC113475036; the protein is MFCCCCVVQKMWNTVLYVVLFCSVSVAAAENISLFYNEGQLNQSSISSCIAISQVVTSSLPNIDRIRCCNDTVTVYNRNWSTGRFFLTTFLHVLAALECPQFQSICERKTFVFDHFSALVYERYCDTKNLESSCTEILNNTISVAMPHTAAVLRQNRIPVYTEQLTTFAPVTGPLATRHHSPSWLRLVKQLGNTNLTLKQSLQPCVQVATYEAETKLGNFMEILTFSIPTCGVIWCGFNKRLVDHFAISAWDCMPERCRPAVVFILWLCLLLAVTISALNSTIILVYGMNPRLRNSQAIYKISLAVADLIAGVIILPTAISTLYRQIWTPYQSGSIENVTIVHQNVTFSTYRSDPVYQLEIQFPYSYRYFVGFFTSLSFSVSIYILNIAGFDRMMAVYKPLHYKKEDARILATKASIGVWFVASMFSLLPIFTDKMNYVPGVSFLMHMEGQIGTVIYLTGLLLPVISMWVISIATFCYARKHKFRDRHLSGNRNDKGSLEVRLARTLVIMVGMFSISLLPIVTIICCQMFLPSIHNTSPRDFNVDDATASNTAEFFGTLVLVCNSLWNFFIYSYRDNRFKKALKVLFIQGCCDCRIASWWGRITSNIRHTRKRLSMPSLTFTRTSQHTRKKSLPTVELVPLPSTSQNPSESNNSYHLTGFDSFKINVQSDKFRLSVLNHLNIHDGSK
- the LOC100181847 gene encoding uncharacterized protein LOC100181847 produces the protein KCTDVVVGVANIEVSNQTNWTTIVQTLDSSTLTLQQLKQPCVEIALFEQEGFHFGDFQEVIAVNVPFCGFAWCGFNQVAINRYPVSSWTCLTERCQTKTILTTVVISVASFLIVFLNAIVIFVLATNQSLRKSQYIYKMSLAFADLIVGIFVLPTVLSSVLKLLTHQISPGELYNVTSVWEINKSVTMRGMVGSRADATSQSYLNFVGFVTTISLMANVYSMLGAALDQLLSVFKPLWHLKHRAMRIAKWWCAILWIICVVYAILPIVVPGWKYSFDVSRLVLDDSETNITYILFLFTPLVLMWVINIATYCITRQRIATMQRMNSTSSNLTNMNRQSRLFKTIAIIIGVFTLSLLPMVLVVTLMPFIPHVSVNEPQNLVVESAIAFFSAEYVALIIFLTSSLWNFWIYYRRNQNFRNALTSLMSGVTTRATVLNIRNVLGVKQIFIIALSHPIITKRVKRCRFKMILFFNYRGMQAQGITLSFVSVVLLLLRCAETDSNVTSSTLEQSTNLTGNMSATTPLLTNNTLGDIPCNYAPGITVGNRTRVLQCCQVRVKAYRLFWSNGNEFLTRYLETLSEWSCPQFEEECRNKTYNFHPYATLVYSYFCNKNTFESTCYDTLASTLQKTHMPTNQTTNYTRNNWSHLIKQLRNASLSIQEALHPCIQVAMYEATKHNFGEFQEMVSVDVPTCGVVWCGFNASLTRSGISPWSCMPIGCRSGITVIIVICILFAIFITMGNILILAVIWRTPALHHSQSVYKFSIALSDFLIGAIVFPASANSILMLVKTPYMLGEEQTVFGYSVVDGSPSSVQGRGIRNQFTEIFAVSYLSFLGFFTTVGIAVSVYTLTAAGVDRLIAVYRPLRYRKDRAKMFAKRICVVIWIVTIICGSLPLYVSSLRYSLIASFLVSSAGTGALILYIIAFALPVVAMWIISVATFHMTRKHAMASSHLTSDSKKKSRSIETRLARTLSIMVGVFTLNLVPAAIVTIATFLTVSVYYNLPEYLDVSGASVFIAFEFFSFMILASNSLWNFFIYNARNTEFKAALKKQCKEAAKKTGAADCWLTTLGCAQQVAHDGRRRLSSIPNLALSSAAGRKKSSSGDVTAMTKFSSTAKSEALSSGGTSAFRSTAGSTTELKTEKNKSTETAVASQSSSEIKPYQPIYEKKKGLQKQQKETKEDKVTDDSIFQSFAINCNADRLLVSVVDNIEDEIIELDDEGKVVTSPV